One Kaistella polysaccharea DNA segment encodes these proteins:
- a CDS encoding glycosyltransferase — MKNKAIFSLLIAHYNNAEFFKDCYKSILEQNYENYEVIILDDFSDVNQYHLVQSIIRGDPRFQIYRNAENKGIGYTKRKLVELSSGDICGFLDPDDALEINAINIMTQTHLAHPEVGLVYSNFTVCDENLNRVKIKYAKQIYDLDEKYYNLQTEISHFATFKKSIYKKTLGIDSYLKIAEDKDLYMKMCEVAPVKYIDVNLYLYRIHDGGISTNKNEEKAFFWHFVALIKMAERRNINIDTLFLEKFVERGRIEMELKELKEELKKEKEKIEMVRNSIPVRILNKLKLINFYKDL, encoded by the coding sequence ATGAAAAACAAGGCGATTTTTTCACTTTTAATCGCACATTACAATAATGCCGAATTTTTTAAAGATTGTTATAAAAGCATTCTTGAGCAAAATTATGAAAATTATGAAGTAATAATTTTAGATGATTTTTCGGATGTAAATCAATATCATTTGGTGCAGTCTATAATAAGAGGTGATCCGAGATTTCAAATTTATCGCAATGCTGAAAATAAAGGAATTGGTTATACCAAAAGAAAATTAGTAGAATTATCAAGTGGTGATATTTGTGGGTTTTTAGACCCAGACGATGCTTTAGAAATAAATGCAATTAACATAATGACCCAAACACATTTAGCTCATCCCGAAGTTGGTCTTGTTTATTCAAATTTTACAGTATGCGACGAGAATCTGAATCGTGTAAAAATTAAATATGCAAAACAGATTTATGATTTAGATGAAAAATATTACAATTTGCAGACTGAAATTTCCCATTTCGCCACATTTAAAAAATCAATATATAAAAAGACTTTGGGAATAGATTCCTATTTGAAAATTGCTGAAGATAAAGATTTGTATATGAAAATGTGTGAAGTAGCTCCCGTTAAGTACATCGATGTGAATCTATACTTGTACCGAATACATGATGGTGGTATTTCTACCAATAAAAATGAAGAAAAAGCTTTTTTTTGGCACTTCGTAGCTTTGATTAAAATGGCAGAGCGAAGAAATATAAATATTGATACATTATTTCTCGAAAAATTTGTAGAACGAGGTAGAATTGAAATGGAATTGAAGGAATTGAAGGAAGAATTAAAAAAAGAAAAGGAAAAAATTGAAATGGTTAGAAATTCTATTCCAGTCAGAATTTTAAATAAATTAAAATTAATAAACTTTTACAAAGACCTATGA
- a CDS encoding sugar 3,4-ketoisomerase codes for MNKIPHLIMFDRIGSAGLGYISVAEVSKNIPFDVKRVYWTYYTPQDVIRGGHAHFELEQIIIAVSGIITFATEDSQGNKVDFILDSPEKGLFLPSKIWRDIKFSHNAVLLCLASKKYKDSDYIRDYEIFKKL; via the coding sequence ATGAATAAAATTCCCCATTTGATAATGTTTGACCGAATTGGCAGTGCTGGTTTGGGATATATTTCTGTGGCAGAAGTATCGAAAAATATACCTTTTGACGTTAAAAGGGTCTACTGGACTTATTACACTCCGCAGGATGTTATTAGAGGTGGTCATGCTCATTTTGAATTAGAGCAAATCATCATTGCAGTTTCGGGGATTATTACTTTCGCGACGGAAGATTCACAAGGCAATAAAGTTGATTTTATTTTAGACAGCCCTGAAAAGGGATTGTTTCTCCCTTCAAAAATTTGGCGAGATATAAAATTCTCGCATAACGCAGTGTTACTTTGTTTGGCTTCTAAAAAATATAAAGATTCTGATTATATACGGGATTACGAAATTTTTAAAAAACTATAA
- a CDS encoding DegT/DnrJ/EryC1/StrS family aminotransferase produces the protein MIKFLNLQRVNLQYHEEIEAKLLGTFRSGSYLLGNEVKNFEKNLSKYIGSPNAIGVANGLDALRLIFKAYLELGQMKVGDEVIVPANTYIASILAITDNRLRPVFAEPDIENYNLDLSKIEDLITPKTKAIMVVHLYGQICWSEELETLANKYNLKIIEDNAQSIGAEWNTIKTGNLGDAAGFSFYPGKNLGALGDAGAVTCKDALLAKIIRALANYGAEDKYITKYQGLNSRLDEIQAGILDVKLKYIDTDNEKRRKIANRYCQEITNPKIILPKLPTNSKEHVWHLYVIRTSEREKLKRYLLENDIQTLIHYPIPPHKQQAYKNYNHLSLPITEKIHKHALSLPISPVMDMVEVSTIIDAINKF, from the coding sequence ATGATTAAATTTCTCAACCTTCAAAGAGTTAATCTTCAGTATCATGAGGAAATTGAAGCAAAACTTTTAGGAACCTTTCGAAGTGGTTCTTATCTTCTAGGGAATGAAGTGAAAAATTTTGAAAAGAATCTTTCAAAATATATTGGTTCTCCAAATGCTATTGGTGTCGCCAACGGTTTAGATGCTTTGCGTTTAATTTTCAAAGCCTATTTAGAATTAGGACAAATGAAAGTTGGGGACGAAGTGATTGTTCCTGCAAATACTTACATCGCTTCAATTTTAGCGATTACAGACAATAGATTAAGACCTGTTTTCGCAGAACCAGATATTGAGAATTACAATTTGGATCTTTCTAAAATTGAAGATCTAATTACGCCAAAAACTAAAGCTATAATGGTTGTTCATTTGTACGGACAAATTTGTTGGTCAGAAGAATTAGAAACTTTAGCAAATAAATACAATTTAAAAATAATTGAAGATAATGCACAATCCATTGGTGCAGAATGGAATACCATTAAAACTGGAAATTTGGGCGATGCTGCCGGATTTAGTTTTTATCCCGGAAAAAATTTGGGTGCTTTAGGCGATGCAGGTGCAGTAACTTGTAAAGATGCACTCTTGGCAAAAATAATTCGAGCTTTGGCAAATTATGGTGCCGAAGATAAATACATCACTAAATATCAAGGATTAAATTCTCGTTTAGATGAAATTCAAGCGGGTATTTTAGATGTGAAATTAAAATATATTGATACTGACAATGAAAAGCGAAGAAAAATAGCAAATCGATATTGTCAAGAAATTACCAATCCAAAAATCATTCTTCCAAAATTACCGACTAATTCCAAAGAACATGTTTGGCATTTATATGTTATCAGAACTTCAGAAAGAGAAAAACTGAAAAGATATCTTTTAGAAAATGATATACAAACTTTAATACATTATCCCATTCCACCACATAAGCAACAAGCTTACAAAAATTACAATCACCTTTCATTACCTATTACAGAGAAAATCCACAAACATGCTTTAAGTTTACCAATAAGCCCCGTAATGGATATGGTTGAGGTATCAACTATAATAGATGCAATTAATAAATTTTAA
- a CDS encoding ABC transporter ATP-binding protein translates to MLALKAENISKQYRLGQVGTGTLSHDLNRFWHQVRGKEDPYQKIGEANDRSSKGNSDYVWSLQDINFEIEQGDAVGIIGKNGAGKSTLLKLLSKVTKPTTGKIYTNGRIASLLEVGTGFHPEMTGRENIYLNGAILGMTRQEIKRKFDEIVDFSGVERYIDTPVKRYSSGMYVRLAFAVAAHLESEILIVDEVLAVGDAEFQKKCLGKMGNISKGEGRTVLFVSHNMAAVKELTSSALLLSNGRLIEVGNTDKIISSYTRLNHESTSSKWEGSLIDSSSLIEINKVEVLQNSPLGFSNQNPIVCRIDLRNLSTLDNSNYRMVLTLKSADDVVLLNSGINLEKRTAGNYFLDIALPAFTLSNTDYILGFRIDIPKNKLIHEYRDYVRFSVNVINHTFGDLAGSEPGGFFHLPLEAVLND, encoded by the coding sequence ATGCTGGCATTAAAAGCAGAAAATATATCAAAACAATACCGTCTGGGACAAGTAGGAACGGGAACACTTTCTCATGATTTGAACCGTTTCTGGCATCAAGTTCGTGGAAAAGAGGATCCTTACCAGAAGATCGGGGAAGCAAACGACCGAAGCTCAAAAGGAAACAGCGATTATGTTTGGTCGCTTCAAGACATTAATTTTGAAATAGAACAAGGCGATGCAGTCGGGATTATTGGTAAAAATGGCGCTGGAAAATCGACATTGCTAAAATTACTGAGCAAAGTTACAAAACCCACAACAGGAAAAATATACACAAACGGAAGAATCGCATCTCTATTGGAAGTGGGAACCGGCTTTCACCCAGAAATGACCGGTCGCGAAAACATCTATTTAAACGGTGCAATCCTCGGAATGACGAGACAGGAAATTAAAAGAAAATTTGACGAAATAGTAGATTTTTCGGGGGTAGAAAGATATATCGATACGCCAGTAAAAAGATATTCTTCCGGCATGTACGTTCGTTTGGCTTTTGCTGTGGCGGCACATTTGGAATCTGAAATTTTAATTGTTGATGAAGTACTGGCTGTTGGCGACGCCGAATTCCAGAAAAAGTGTTTGGGAAAAATGGGCAACATTAGCAAAGGCGAAGGCCGCACAGTTTTGTTCGTAAGCCACAATATGGCCGCTGTTAAGGAATTAACAAGCAGCGCACTTCTTCTCTCCAACGGAAGATTGATTGAAGTTGGGAATACTGACAAAATTATCAGTTCTTACACGCGTTTAAACCATGAAAGCACCTCCAGCAAATGGGAAGGTTCATTAATTGATTCAAGTTCACTTATTGAAATTAATAAAGTAGAAGTGCTTCAAAATAGTCCTCTTGGATTTTCAAATCAAAATCCTATTGTCTGTCGGATTGATTTAAGAAATCTCAGCACTCTCGATAACAGCAACTATCGGATGGTGTTGACTCTAAAATCAGCAGATGATGTGGTGTTACTAAACAGTGGAATTAACCTGGAAAAACGCACGGCGGGAAATTATTTTCTCGACATCGCGCTGCCTGCATTTACCCTTTCCAATACAGATTACATTCTTGGTTTCCGAATAGATATTCCGAAGAATAAATTAATTCACGAATATCGTGATTATGTGCGATTTTCTGTAAATGTGATAAACCATACTTTTGGTGATCTTGCCGGTAGTGAGCCAGGAGGATTTTTTCATTTGCCTTTAGAAGCAGTCCTAAACGATTGA
- a CDS encoding ABC transporter permease, producing MTEPQQTWTETIESSHSLFDLKLREVWRYKDLVYMFVKRDFISSFKQTILGPIWFFINPIFTTIVYLVVFGNIANLSTDGAPKILFYLAGVTLWNYFSSCLTGASNVFTSNAGIFGKVYFPRLVMPLTIVISNLMRFGVQMLLFIAVFLYYYFQGQVQPNIWILATPFLILLMAAFALGMGMIFSSLTTKYRDVQMLLGFGVSLFMYVTPVIYPLSALPERFKGIAYYNPLSGIFECFKYGWMGVGEFSGTMLLISSVIIFVLLAIGTVIFNKVEKGFMDTV from the coding sequence ATGACAGAACCTCAACAAACCTGGACGGAAACCATCGAATCCAGTCATTCCCTTTTTGATCTCAAACTGAGAGAAGTCTGGCGGTACAAAGATTTGGTTTATATGTTTGTGAAGAGGGATTTTATTTCCAGCTTCAAGCAAACCATATTAGGACCTATTTGGTTTTTTATCAATCCAATTTTTACGACCATTGTGTATTTGGTTGTTTTTGGGAATATTGCAAATTTATCTACAGATGGCGCACCTAAAATATTGTTCTATTTAGCGGGAGTTACTTTATGGAACTATTTCTCAAGTTGTTTAACGGGGGCTTCTAATGTATTTACAAGTAATGCCGGAATCTTTGGAAAAGTTTATTTCCCAAGATTAGTAATGCCATTGACAATTGTAATATCGAATCTCATGCGATTTGGAGTGCAGATGTTACTTTTTATCGCAGTTTTTTTATACTATTATTTTCAGGGGCAAGTTCAACCAAACATCTGGATTTTAGCAACGCCTTTTTTAATTTTATTAATGGCGGCTTTCGCGCTGGGAATGGGTATGATTTTTTCCTCGCTTACCACCAAATACCGAGACGTACAAATGCTTTTAGGATTTGGAGTGAGTTTATTTATGTATGTAACTCCTGTTATTTATCCGCTGTCCGCTTTGCCTGAAAGATTTAAAGGAATTGCATATTATAATCCGTTGTCCGGTATTTTCGAATGTTTCAAATACGGCTGGATGGGTGTCGGCGAATTTTCGGGTACGATGCTACTGATCAGTAGTGTAATCATATTTGTACTTCTTGCAATTGGCACCGTTATTTTTAATAAAGTTGAAAAAGGATTTATGGATACTGTGTAG
- a CDS encoding glycosyltransferase family 61 protein, protein MFKLIKKKASLIIRSKEGLNNYFYTYLKIAILNIFQAEKYVVLKIKNIHEILPTEKLKEGYSYKSSTQNNIDVIIPDLNLYMLKDALINSRSSAIVANSYLFYEPINKNERFNEGFIQYHNTKNAVLKIGNPIEISEGFFLAGNGSFNWYHWLIEILPKIIFYKKEYSVNILVDHSCKEIKSMADSLAVFCENLNINIIYLDPERTYKVRKLFFINEVNKYMFNALDLNAVAFPLYYYRKESLLNVGDLLKSKYHFENKSAIKIFLERRETHRIPQNQNEVVELLKQYDFTAVDLSTLNITEQINTINNSKYIVGTSGAAFTNIIFCNPSSTVLIFTPDNYDNHKLFGEMAALLDIKLNYLYYENDSGDHEQSNFRIDLNALKLKLENIE, encoded by the coding sequence ATGTTTAAATTAATTAAGAAAAAAGCCTCTCTCATTATCCGATCAAAAGAAGGTCTAAACAACTATTTTTACACTTATTTAAAAATTGCAATATTAAATATATTTCAAGCTGAAAAATATGTTGTACTTAAAATTAAGAACATACATGAAATTTTACCAACTGAAAAACTGAAAGAAGGTTATTCATATAAGAGTTCAACTCAAAATAATATTGATGTAATAATCCCAGATCTAAATTTATATATGTTAAAAGATGCTTTAATAAATTCTCGATCTTCAGCAATTGTGGCAAATTCGTATTTATTTTATGAACCTATTAACAAAAATGAAAGATTTAATGAAGGTTTTATCCAGTATCACAATACTAAAAACGCCGTTCTAAAAATTGGAAATCCCATAGAAATAAGTGAAGGTTTTTTCTTAGCAGGTAATGGTAGTTTTAACTGGTATCATTGGCTCATAGAGATTCTTCCAAAAATTATTTTCTATAAAAAAGAATATTCGGTAAATATTTTAGTGGATCATTCATGTAAAGAAATCAAAAGCATGGCAGATTCTCTGGCCGTATTCTGTGAAAATTTAAATATCAATATCATTTATTTAGATCCCGAACGAACATATAAAGTGCGGAAACTTTTTTTCATTAATGAAGTTAATAAATATATGTTTAATGCGTTAGATCTTAATGCTGTTGCATTTCCTCTTTATTATTATAGAAAAGAAAGTTTACTTAATGTCGGAGACTTATTGAAAAGCAAGTATCATTTTGAAAACAAGTCTGCTATAAAGATTTTTCTAGAACGGAGAGAAACTCATCGGATCCCACAAAATCAGAATGAAGTTGTTGAGTTGCTGAAGCAATATGATTTTACGGCCGTTGATTTATCAACTCTAAATATTACCGAACAGATTAATACGATTAATAATTCTAAATATATTGTAGGTACTTCTGGTGCTGCTTTTACCAATATTATATTTTGTAATCCGTCTTCTACTGTTCTCATTTTTACTCCAGACAATTATGATAACCATAAATTATTTGGAGAAATGGCCGCTCTACTAGATATAAAATTAAACTATCTTTATTACGAAAATGATTCAGGAGATCATGAACAGAGTAATTTTAGAATTGATTTGAATGCACTAAAATTAAAATTGGAGAATATAGAATGA
- a CDS encoding methionyl-tRNA formyltransferase has protein sequence MIKTRKISLAGSGWGAVAAYKSLCRIFPVLEVITKDQYLIKELRECDILLSDIKLGVAEVIICAGYKEVISREILKTKEIINVHYSLLPKYRGLHSTVWAILNEESELGLTIHRMNEKIDDGDIIYQFTTKNDGESTATFYMNMFNDWIDTNLGNIIISYFSGNIKAIKQDFSRATWVGKRSIEDCEIDFRKDHLYLKTFFRVLNPPYPKPFFRIKAKAKCYFPSKIVFLERKINTQIGRILNIDDKGLYISSKDGYVILSEITDLDGQEIANSKFMIGEYLEKKNGD, from the coding sequence ATGATAAAGACGAGGAAAATATCATTAGCAGGATCAGGATGGGGTGCAGTTGCGGCCTACAAAAGTCTCTGTAGAATTTTTCCTGTTCTAGAAGTAATAACAAAGGATCAGTATCTAATAAAAGAATTGCGAGAATGTGATATTTTATTGAGTGATATAAAACTCGGCGTAGCGGAAGTAATTATTTGTGCGGGTTATAAAGAAGTTATTAGTAGAGAGATTCTAAAGACTAAGGAGATCATCAATGTTCACTATTCCCTTCTACCAAAATATCGTGGGCTACATTCTACCGTATGGGCTATATTAAACGAGGAATCTGAACTTGGATTAACCATTCATAGAATGAATGAGAAAATCGATGATGGCGATATTATCTATCAGTTTACCACCAAAAATGATGGTGAATCCACCGCAACATTCTATATGAATATGTTTAATGATTGGATAGATACGAACCTGGGAAATATAATAATAAGTTATTTTAGTGGAAACATAAAAGCTATTAAACAAGACTTTTCAAGAGCTACATGGGTGGGAAAACGCTCTATTGAAGATTGCGAAATTGATTTCCGCAAAGATCATTTATATCTTAAAACTTTTTTCAGGGTATTAAACCCTCCTTATCCAAAACCATTTTTTAGAATTAAGGCAAAAGCTAAATGTTACTTTCCTTCAAAAATTGTTTTCTTAGAAAGAAAAATAAATACGCAGATTGGCAGGATACTAAATATAGATGATAAAGGGTTATATATTTCATCTAAAGACGGATATGTAATTTTAAGCGAAATCACTGATTTGGATGGTCAGGAGATCGCAAATTCTAAATTTATGATTGGTGAATATTTAGAAAAAAAAAACGGTGATTAG
- a CDS encoding glycosyltransferase, protein MEIRLAIIIPFYKKKYFRKTLESLKNQTSKNFSVYIGNDNSPENIEDLLIGLAEDFNFTYQKFDKNVGAQSLTTQWDRCIALSSNEDFIMILGDDDVLGENVVEQFYKNLETVEDLNIKVIRFASQLINEAGEKTSEIFLNPEIEKAATSYIRTLQGKGRSTLTEHIFSRAAYEKYGFKDFPVAFGSDNVAWLEFPDLADIFSINEAVVNVRISKEHLSSRNDNGLDYRKREGIYLFNRYIIANYDQYFTEEEKILILKKSYRNLRYYSRNKIKTLLFIIFMFRKIGLKTWQIVKDNRFND, encoded by the coding sequence ATGGAAATAAGGCTTGCCATAATAATCCCTTTCTACAAAAAAAAATATTTTAGGAAAACATTAGAGTCTTTAAAAAATCAAACGAGTAAAAATTTTTCGGTCTACATTGGTAATGATAATAGTCCTGAAAATATTGAAGATTTATTAATAGGGTTAGCTGAAGATTTCAACTTTACGTATCAAAAATTTGATAAAAATGTAGGCGCACAAAGTCTTACTACGCAATGGGATCGGTGCATCGCTCTTTCTTCAAATGAAGATTTCATCATGATTTTAGGTGATGACGACGTTTTGGGTGAAAATGTGGTGGAGCAATTTTACAAAAATTTGGAAACAGTAGAAGATTTAAACATAAAAGTGATCAGGTTTGCTTCTCAACTCATTAATGAAGCAGGTGAAAAAACCTCTGAAATTTTTTTAAACCCCGAAATTGAAAAAGCTGCCACGTCATACATCAGAACACTTCAGGGAAAAGGAAGAAGTACGTTGACCGAACATATTTTTTCAAGAGCTGCGTATGAAAAATACGGATTCAAAGATTTTCCAGTAGCATTTGGTAGCGATAATGTGGCGTGGTTAGAATTTCCTGACCTGGCCGATATTTTCAGTATTAATGAGGCGGTGGTTAATGTAAGAATTTCAAAAGAACATCTTTCTTCGCGGAATGACAATGGATTAGATTATCGTAAAAGAGAGGGAATTTATCTCTTTAACCGTTACATTATTGCCAATTACGATCAATATTTTACAGAAGAAGAGAAAATTTTGATTTTAAAAAAATCCTACAGAAATTTAAGATATTACAGTCGGAATAAAATTAAAACTTTGTTATTTATTATTTTTATGTTCCGTAAAATTGGATTAAAAACATGGCAAATAGTGAAAGACAATCGCTTCAATGACTGA
- a CDS encoding GNAT family N-acetyltransferase, whose translation MEISLVRYKKDLQSDWNKFVHNSKNALFFFDRNFMDYHSDRFVDHSLIFLKKNKIIALFPATEHGLEIISHAGLTFGSLLLSFDAKTIDILEIFEKIKNYYRGLSFENIVYKSIPYIFHQYPSQEDLYALFRHEGKITRRDVSSVIDLNNPIPINNNKKRLNKRCADYNVLIKETTDLKEYWKVLTIVLEKFNTKPTHNLFEILSLKEHFPNNIKFFEARKSNELLAGVLIFDFGNVIHAQYMAATQNGRKIGALDFINSFLLEKYKYRKYYSFGISTEKNGLYLNTGLIQQKENMGARAVTLDVYTIKL comes from the coding sequence ATGGAAATAAGCTTAGTGAGATATAAAAAAGATTTACAATCTGATTGGAACAAATTTGTGCACAATAGTAAAAATGCACTATTTTTTTTTGATCGTAATTTCATGGATTACCATTCTGACCGATTTGTAGATCATTCTCTTATTTTTTTAAAAAAAAATAAAATTATTGCTCTATTTCCCGCTACGGAACATGGACTAGAAATTATTTCACATGCAGGTCTTACTTTTGGGTCTCTTCTTTTGTCTTTTGACGCCAAGACTATTGATATATTAGAAATCTTCGAAAAAATTAAAAATTACTACCGAGGTCTTTCCTTCGAAAATATAGTTTACAAAAGCATTCCGTACATTTTCCATCAATATCCCTCGCAAGAAGATTTATACGCTCTTTTTCGCCATGAAGGTAAAATAACGCGAAGAGACGTTTCGTCTGTAATAGATTTAAATAATCCAATACCAATAAATAATAATAAGAAAAGACTAAATAAACGATGTGCAGATTATAACGTTTTGATAAAAGAAACAACTGATCTGAAGGAATATTGGAAAGTTTTAACAATTGTTTTAGAGAAATTTAATACAAAACCAACACATAATTTGTTCGAAATTTTATCGTTAAAAGAGCACTTTCCGAACAATATTAAATTTTTTGAAGCAAGAAAATCAAATGAGCTATTGGCTGGAGTTTTAATTTTTGATTTCGGCAATGTAATTCACGCACAATACATGGCAGCAACTCAAAACGGACGAAAAATTGGCGCACTTGATTTTATAAACTCTTTCCTCCTCGAAAAGTATAAATACAGAAAGTATTACAGTTTTGGAATTTCAACAGAAAAAAATGGTCTTTATCTAAATACTGGATTAATTCAACAAAAAGAAAATATGGGAGCTAGAGCTGTAACTTTAGATGTTTATACCATTAAACTTTAA
- a CDS encoding ABC transporter ATP-binding protein: MLALKAENISKQYRLGQVGTGTLSHDLNRFWHRVRGKEDPYLKIGEDNDRATKGVSDYVWSLRDINFEIEQGDAVGIIGRNGAGKSTLLKLLSKVTKPTTGKIYTNGRIASLLEVGTGFHPEMTGRENIYLNGAILGMTRREIKRKFDEIVDFSGVERYIDTPVKRYSSGMYVRLAFAVAAHLESEILIVDEVLAVGDADFQRKCLGKMNTVSKGEGRTVLFVSHNLAAVKTLCRSGLVLKNGNMVFNGEINDSLLHYSGDSVIPSMSVTFDLENELYNTPKVALQEIKIVNKNGFNLTLIEQETEFFIQTSCLVKSHEATIHLSFVFKNAENLTMFTATNAHMPLHIGQNIIRFKIPASFLNVDIYSLDLYVIADRLTTLIFVEDVLSFTILERKRNIGDWMGREPGFITTNFEWENV; encoded by the coding sequence ATGCTCGCATTAAAGGCCGAAAATATATCAAAACAATACCGTCTCGGACAAGTTGGAACGGGAACACTTTCTCATGATTTGAATAGGTTTTGGCATCGAGTCAGAGGTAAAGAAGATCCTTATCTGAAAATTGGAGAAGACAATGATCGTGCTACAAAAGGAGTAAGCGATTATGTTTGGTCTTTGCGCGATATTAACTTTGAAATTGAGCAAGGAGACGCGGTCGGAATAATCGGCAGAAATGGTGCTGGAAAATCCACATTGCTAAAATTATTGAGCAAAGTAACCAAACCCACCACAGGAAAAATATATACCAACGGTAGAATCGCATCCTTGTTAGAAGTAGGCACTGGCTTTCATCCCGAAATGACAGGTCGGGAAAACATTTATTTAAATGGAGCAATTCTCGGAATGACACGACGAGAAATCAAGCGTAAATTCGACGAAATAGTAGATTTTTCCGGGGTAGAAAGATATATCGATACGCCAGTAAAGAGATATTCATCAGGAATGTATGTTCGTCTAGCTTTTGCTGTTGCTGCACATTTGGAATCAGAAATCCTAATTGTAGATGAAGTCCTCGCTGTAGGTGATGCCGATTTTCAAAGAAAATGCCTCGGGAAAATGAATACGGTGAGCAAAGGCGAAGGAAGAACAGTTCTTTTTGTAAGTCATAATTTGGCAGCAGTGAAAACTCTTTGTCGCAGCGGTTTAGTTTTAAAAAACGGAAATATGGTCTTCAATGGCGAAATTAACGATTCCCTTCTCCACTATAGTGGGGATAGTGTCATCCCAAGTATGAGCGTTACATTCGACCTAGAAAACGAACTGTACAATACGCCAAAAGTAGCTCTGCAGGAAATAAAAATTGTGAATAAAAATGGTTTTAATTTAACATTAATTGAACAGGAAACTGAATTTTTTATACAAACATCGTGTCTTGTGAAATCCCATGAAGCCACAATTCATCTATCGTTTGTATTCAAAAATGCCGAGAATTTGACAATGTTCACCGCAACAAACGCTCATATGCCACTTCATATAGGACAGAATATTATACGATTTAAGATACCAGCATCTTTTTTAAATGTCGATATTTATTCTTTAGACTTGTATGTAATTGCAGATAGGTTAACAACTTTGATCTTTGTAGAAGACGTACTAAGTTTTACAATTTTAGAACGCAAACGTAACATTGGTGATTGGATGGGTCGTGAGCCTGGTTTCATTACAACAAACTTTGAATGGGAAAATGTTTAA